In Ruminococcaceae bacterium BL-6, a genomic segment contains:
- the ispG gene encoding 4-hydroxy-3-methylbut-2-en-1-yl diphosphate synthase (1-hydroxy-2-methyl-2-(E)-butenyl 4-diphosphate synthase) (Evidence 2a : Function from experimental evidences in other organisms; PubMedId : 12571359, 16268586, 25212876; Product type e : enzyme), with product MNRRISRTVYAGKVPIGGGSRITVQSMLNVPASDMEGSVRQAEELERAGCELIRAAIPDMDAVRMIPAIKRAVKIPLVADIHFDYRLALAAAEAGVDKIRINPGNIGSEDRVEAVAKACRERGIPIRIGVNSGSLEKEFLKKYGGPTPEALCESALYHASLLERYDFHDIVLSIKSSDVDTTIRAYELAAERCDYPLHLGVTEAGTEHMGIIKSAIGIGSLLQRGIGDTIRVSLTADPVREVAAGFDILKALNLNRTGARLVSCPTCGRTKIDLIKIAGEVERRLASCEKPITVAVMGCAVNGPGEAREADIGIAGGDGVGLIFKKGKIVRRVPEAELVDSLMEEIKTL from the coding sequence ATGAACAGAAGGATTTCCAGAACCGTGTATGCGGGGAAAGTTCCGATCGGCGGCGGCTCCCGGATTACGGTGCAGTCGATGCTGAACGTCCCCGCGTCGGATATGGAAGGGAGCGTCCGGCAGGCGGAAGAGCTGGAGCGGGCGGGATGCGAGCTCATCCGCGCCGCGATTCCGGACATGGATGCCGTCCGGATGATCCCGGCGATCAAAAGGGCCGTGAAGATCCCGCTTGTCGCGGATATCCATTTCGATTACCGGCTGGCTTTGGCCGCCGCGGAGGCGGGCGTCGACAAAATCAGGATCAACCCCGGCAACATCGGCTCCGAAGACCGGGTCGAAGCGGTGGCCAAAGCCTGCCGGGAGCGGGGAATTCCCATCCGCATCGGGGTCAATTCCGGATCGCTGGAAAAGGAATTCCTGAAAAAATACGGCGGCCCCACGCCCGAGGCGCTCTGCGAAAGCGCGCTTTACCATGCGTCGCTGCTGGAACGGTACGATTTTCACGACATCGTGCTTTCCATCAAGTCCTCCGACGTGGATACGACGATCCGTGCCTACGAGCTTGCGGCAGAGCGGTGCGATTATCCGCTTCACCTCGGCGTGACGGAGGCCGGAACCGAACATATGGGAATCATCAAATCCGCGATCGGAATCGGGTCGCTCCTTCAGCGCGGCATCGGCGACACCATCCGGGTTTCGCTGACGGCGGACCCCGTGCGCGAGGTTGCCGCGGGGTTCGATATCCTGAAGGCGCTGAACCTGAACCGGACCGGCGCGCGCCTCGTTTCGTGCCCGACGTGCGGCCGCACCAAAATCGACCTGATCAAAATCGCGGGCGAAGTGGAACGGCGCCTTGCTTCCTGTGAAAAGCCCATCACCGTGGCGGTGATGGGCTGTGCGGTCAACGGCCCGGGCGAAGCCCGGGAGGCCGACATCGGCATCGCGGGGGGAGACGGCGTCGGCCTGATTTTTAAAAAGGGAAAGATTGTCCGCCGGGTTCCGGAAGCGGAGCTGGTGGACAGCCTGATGGAGGAAATAAAAACCCTGTAA
- the polC gene encoding DNA polymerase III (alpha subunit) (Evidence 2a : Function from experimental evidences in other organisms; PubMedId : 11721055, 12081953, 12217498, 20122408, 21740522, 24106089, 28575448; Product type e : enzyme) — protein sequence MKKFGEIFSRYLDVSRLPDPVCGGTVTALQIDEKKRDIVVEAAFPSLVERRALFSAEKQICSALSVTSATICPKFQEGSFRPEYFPELVQELKRRDASLNGSLKDAAVREENGKLVVTLAHGAHEMLLSRHVDKALARLIREEFGVSYEVVFDGTLSIDPESSVYIEKQKKEEETLRRRAVVEEMEDYESSMKPQKRNKTVSVRSGDSLMPSILPETAKPVYGRMGRAKPSPISQVMPDSGSVTVWGEIFSMEERLTRDKSKKIYSINITDYTGSITLKLIEDVSQCRPLEALHKGVTVLVRGEVSYDKYDHEIVLRPRAVSTVEQVQVVDDAEVKRVELHLHTSMSAMDGVTPAGDLIERAWKWGHPAVAVTDHGVAQAFPDAMNAAEKIKKKGGAIKVIYGLEAYFVNDMVPALKGEASGTLDGEFISFDIETTGLSPNKDRMTEIGAVRIKNGEILDTFNTFVDPGMPIPAKITELTGITDVMVRGAPPEEEALAAFYRFCGEGTVLIAHNAEFDTSFMRMAAGRHGMEFPYAYIDTIPMCRSLLKDIKNYKLDTVAKYLKLDPFNHHRASDDATVLAKIFLALIQRLKEDTGANEIRDLNTSLAGGDPKKIRPYHQIILVKNQTGLKNLYKLISLSHLDYFFKKPRIPKSVLVKYREGLILGSACEAGELYRAVFNGQPWSDLCEIAGFYDYLEIQPIGNNQFMVREGLVPNEEKLREFNRTIVRLGEKLHKPVVATCDVHFLDPKDAAYRKILMAGQGYGDADAQAPLYFRTTAEMLEEFSYLGKEKAYEVVVTNPNQIAGAVEEIRPIPEGVFPPFIDGAEEQLNSITWKRAHEVYGDPLPDIVQKRLERELGSINKHGFSVLYMTAQKLVADSEAHGYLVGSRGSVGSSFVANMSGISEVNPLPPHYICPNCKRSEFVTDGSYGSGFDLPPKKCPVCGTDYNRDGHTIPFETFLGFDGDKTPDIDLNFSGEYQSDAHRYTEKLFGKDNVFKAGTIATVADKTAIGFVKKYEEEKGIVMHRAEELRLATGCTGVKRTTGQHPGGMVVVPRGKEIYDFCPVQHPANDQSSDNITTHFDFHSIHDTICKLDELGHDVPTIYRYLEDYTGIPVMKVSMSDPEVMSLFTSTKALGVTPEDIDSPTGTFSLPEVGTNFVRQMLIDAQPKTFSDLLQVSGLSHGTDVWLGNAQDLIKNGTCTISEVIGTRDSIMTYLLLKGLEPKMAFKIMEITRKGKAPTLLTEEYINAMKEHGVPQWYIDSCMKIKYMFPKAHAAAYMISTLRLGWYKVHYPVEYYAAYFTVRSEDFDAATVVKGRDAVRHRMNEIRMKGKEASKKEEDEYASFQIVNEMLARGVEVLPIDLYRSDSRKFLVEDGKIRLPFSALSGVGGAAANSLAQARETGGPYISIDDLQARSKVSKSVIESLQGVGALQGLPESSQMTFF from the coding sequence TTGAAGAAATTCGGAGAAATTTTTAGCAGGTATCTCGACGTGTCGCGGCTGCCGGACCCGGTTTGCGGGGGAACGGTGACCGCTTTGCAGATCGACGAAAAAAAACGTGATATTGTCGTGGAAGCGGCGTTTCCCTCTCTTGTGGAACGCCGCGCGCTTTTTTCCGCGGAAAAGCAGATTTGTTCGGCGCTGTCCGTCACAAGCGCGACCATCTGCCCGAAATTTCAGGAGGGGAGCTTTCGGCCGGAGTATTTCCCGGAGCTCGTCCAGGAGCTGAAGCGACGGGACGCCAGCCTGAACGGGAGCCTGAAGGACGCGGCGGTTCGCGAGGAAAACGGAAAGCTTGTGGTCACGCTGGCGCACGGCGCGCACGAGATGCTTCTTTCCCGCCATGTGGACAAGGCTCTTGCGAGGCTGATCCGGGAGGAGTTCGGCGTTTCTTATGAGGTCGTTTTCGACGGGACGCTGAGCATCGACCCCGAAAGCAGCGTTTACATAGAAAAACAGAAAAAAGAGGAAGAAACGCTTCGCCGCCGCGCGGTGGTGGAGGAAATGGAGGATTACGAATCTTCCATGAAGCCGCAGAAGCGGAACAAAACCGTCAGCGTGCGCTCCGGCGACAGCCTGATGCCATCCATCCTGCCGGAAACGGCTAAGCCGGTTTACGGCAGAATGGGCCGCGCAAAGCCCTCGCCCATCTCGCAGGTGATGCCGGATTCCGGCAGCGTCACCGTGTGGGGCGAGATTTTCAGCATGGAGGAGAGGCTGACGCGCGACAAAAGCAAGAAAATCTACTCGATCAACATCACGGACTATACCGGCTCCATCACCCTGAAGCTGATCGAGGATGTCTCCCAGTGCCGGCCGCTGGAGGCCCTGCACAAGGGCGTTACCGTGCTGGTTCGGGGGGAAGTCAGCTACGACAAGTACGACCATGAGATCGTCCTGAGGCCGCGGGCGGTCAGCACGGTGGAGCAGGTGCAGGTCGTGGACGACGCCGAAGTCAAACGCGTGGAGCTTCACCTGCATACGTCCATGTCCGCCATGGATGGGGTCACCCCGGCGGGCGACCTGATCGAGCGCGCCTGGAAGTGGGGCCACCCCGCCGTCGCCGTTACGGACCACGGCGTGGCGCAGGCTTTCCCTGACGCGATGAACGCCGCCGAGAAAATCAAGAAAAAAGGCGGCGCGATCAAAGTGATCTACGGGCTGGAAGCCTATTTTGTCAACGACATGGTCCCCGCTTTGAAGGGCGAAGCCTCCGGCACGCTGGATGGGGAATTCATTTCGTTCGACATCGAGACGACGGGGCTCAGCCCAAATAAGGACCGCATGACGGAGATCGGCGCGGTGCGCATCAAAAACGGGGAAATCCTGGACACGTTCAACACGTTTGTCGACCCGGGCATGCCGATTCCCGCGAAGATCACGGAGCTGACCGGCATCACGGACGTCATGGTCCGTGGCGCCCCGCCGGAGGAGGAGGCTCTCGCCGCGTTTTACCGCTTCTGCGGGGAAGGCACGGTGCTGATCGCGCACAACGCGGAGTTCGACACCTCTTTCATGCGCATGGCGGCGGGGAGGCACGGCATGGAATTTCCGTACGCCTACATAGACACCATCCCGATGTGCCGCTCACTGCTCAAGGACATCAAAAACTACAAGCTGGACACGGTCGCGAAATACCTGAAGCTCGACCCGTTCAATCACCACCGTGCCAGCGACGACGCGACGGTGCTCGCCAAAATCTTTCTGGCGCTGATCCAGCGGCTGAAAGAGGACACGGGCGCAAACGAGATCAGGGACCTCAACACCTCCCTTGCTGGCGGCGACCCGAAAAAGATCCGGCCGTACCATCAGATTATCCTCGTCAAAAATCAGACGGGCCTGAAGAATCTGTACAAGCTCATCTCGCTCTCCCATCTGGATTATTTCTTCAAAAAGCCGCGCATCCCGAAAAGCGTGCTCGTCAAATACCGCGAGGGCCTGATCCTGGGGAGCGCCTGCGAGGCGGGGGAGCTTTACCGCGCGGTCTTCAACGGGCAGCCGTGGTCCGACCTGTGCGAGATCGCCGGTTTTTACGATTATCTCGAGATTCAGCCCATCGGCAACAACCAGTTCATGGTGCGGGAGGGGCTTGTCCCGAACGAGGAAAAGCTGCGGGAGTTCAACCGCACGATCGTCAGGCTGGGCGAGAAGCTGCATAAGCCGGTGGTCGCCACGTGCGACGTGCATTTTCTGGACCCGAAGGACGCGGCCTACCGCAAGATCCTGATGGCGGGCCAGGGATACGGGGACGCCGACGCGCAGGCCCCGCTTTATTTCCGCACCACCGCCGAAATGCTGGAGGAATTTTCGTATCTCGGCAAGGAAAAGGCCTATGAGGTGGTCGTGACGAACCCGAATCAAATCGCCGGCGCGGTCGAAGAGATCCGGCCGATTCCGGAAGGGGTGTTCCCGCCGTTCATCGACGGCGCGGAGGAGCAGCTGAACAGCATCACCTGGAAGCGTGCCCACGAGGTTTACGGCGACCCGCTGCCGGACATCGTGCAGAAGCGGCTGGAACGCGAGCTCGGCTCCATCAACAAGCACGGGTTTTCGGTTCTGTACATGACGGCCCAGAAGCTGGTGGCCGATTCCGAAGCGCACGGCTACCTGGTCGGCTCGCGGGGTTCCGTCGGCTCCTCTTTCGTCGCGAACATGTCCGGAATTTCGGAGGTGAACCCCCTTCCGCCGCATTATATCTGCCCGAACTGCAAGCGCAGCGAATTCGTCACCGACGGCAGCTACGGCTCGGGGTTCGACCTTCCGCCGAAAAAATGCCCGGTCTGCGGGACGGATTACAACCGGGACGGGCACACGATCCCGTTTGAAACCTTCCTCGGCTTCGACGGCGACAAAACACCGGATATCGACCTGAACTTTTCCGGCGAATATCAGAGCGACGCCCACCGGTATACGGAAAAGCTGTTCGGCAAAGACAACGTGTTCAAGGCCGGGACCATCGCCACCGTGGCCGACAAAACCGCCATCGGCTTCGTCAAGAAATACGAGGAGGAAAAGGGCATCGTCATGCACCGCGCGGAGGAGCTTCGCCTCGCGACGGGCTGCACCGGCGTGAAACGCACCACCGGCCAGCACCCGGGCGGCATGGTCGTGGTGCCGCGCGGAAAGGAAATTTATGATTTCTGCCCCGTCCAGCACCCCGCGAACGACCAGAGCTCGGACAACATCACGACGCATTTCGACTTCCATTCCATCCACGACACCATCTGCAAGCTGGACGAGCTCGGGCACGATGTCCCGACCATCTACCGCTATCTGGAAGACTACACGGGCATCCCCGTCATGAAGGTTTCGATGAGCGACCCCGAGGTGATGTCGCTGTTCACCTCCACCAAGGCGCTCGGCGTCACGCCGGAGGACATCGATTCCCCCACGGGGACGTTCTCCCTCCCGGAAGTCGGGACCAACTTTGTGCGCCAGATGCTGATCGACGCACAGCCGAAGACCTTTTCCGACCTGCTTCAGGTTTCCGGCCTTTCCCACGGCACGGATGTCTGGCTCGGAAACGCGCAGGACCTGATCAAAAACGGCACCTGCACGATTTCGGAGGTCATCGGTACGCGCGACAGCATCATGACCTATCTGCTCCTGAAGGGGCTGGAGCCGAAAATGGCGTTCAAAATCATGGAGATCACCCGAAAGGGCAAGGCGCCGACCCTTCTGACCGAGGAGTACATCAACGCGATGAAGGAGCACGGCGTTCCCCAGTGGTACATCGATTCGTGCATGAAGATCAAATACATGTTCCCGAAGGCGCACGCCGCCGCCTATATGATTTCCACGCTCCGCCTCGGCTGGTACAAGGTGCATTACCCGGTGGAATATTACGCCGCTTACTTTACGGTGCGCAGCGAGGATTTCGACGCCGCCACGGTGGTGAAGGGCCGCGACGCCGTCCGCCACCGCATGAACGAAATCCGCATGAAAGGCAAGGAGGCCTCCAAAAAAGAAGAGGACGAATACGCCTCTTTCCAGATCGTGAACGAAATGCTCGCCCGCGGGGTCGAGGTGCTCCCGATCGACCTTTACCGGTCGGACTCCCGGAAATTCCTCGTGGAGGATGGGAAGATCCGCCTGCCGTTCTCGGCGCTTTCCGGCGTCGGCGGGGCTGCCGCGAACAGCCTGGCGCAGGCGAGGGAAACCGGCGGTCCCTATATCTCCATCGACGATCTGCAGGCGCGCTCAAAGGTTTCCAAATCGGTGATCGAAAGCCTGCAGGGCGTCGGTGCCCTGCAGGGCCTGCCGGAAAGCAGCCAGATGACGTTTTTTTAA
- a CDS encoding protein of unknown function (Evidence 5 : Unknown function), whose protein sequence is MTADILVWYYISILKHTVVKNNEEKQ, encoded by the coding sequence TTGACAGCCGATATTTTAGTATGGTATTATATTAGCATACTAAAGCATACGGTGGTTAAAAACAATGAAGAAAAACAATAA
- the hisZ gene encoding ATP phosphoribosyltransferase regulatory subunit codes for MKKNNKITPEGTRDLLFEECLTHRAAQQKLAEAFALRGFNEVVTPGLEFYDVFDPERSGIAQETMYKLTDKRGRLMVMRPDSTLPIARLTATRLQNQPKPLRLYYTQRVYRSNRGLTGRDDEVMQSGIELLGASGRRADLEAIVTAVEALGRCIPDFRIELGHAGFFRAVASGLSVSEDLREDIRRSIEAKNYPALDAILDTLDDSPAVSAMRQLPRLFGGEEVFERAADLCVGGAAGETLNYLKDLYRSLSMLGLGNRLIVDLGLVQRNDYYTGVVFSAYVEDCGDAVLNGGRYDNLLETFGEPMPAVGFAVNVDEVAKVMMEHGGEKKAFPPDVLVHGDSGFEMKALSYSSGLVAKGRKCENSVFEDRAGAVSYARSRGIPRVDFVSETIETMNL; via the coding sequence ATGAAGAAAAACAATAAGATCACGCCGGAGGGGACGAGGGACCTGCTGTTTGAGGAATGCCTGACTCACCGGGCCGCCCAGCAGAAGCTGGCGGAGGCGTTCGCCCTGCGCGGGTTTAACGAGGTGGTGACGCCGGGGCTGGAATTTTACGATGTGTTCGATCCCGAGCGCTCCGGCATCGCGCAGGAAACCATGTACAAGCTGACGGACAAACGCGGCCGCCTGATGGTGATGCGGCCGGATTCGACGCTTCCTATCGCCAGGCTGACGGCGACGCGGCTCCAGAATCAGCCGAAGCCGCTGCGCCTGTATTATACACAGCGGGTCTACCGCAGCAACCGGGGCCTGACCGGACGGGATGACGAGGTGATGCAGTCTGGCATCGAGCTTCTGGGCGCTTCCGGCCGCCGCGCCGATCTGGAGGCGATCGTCACTGCGGTAGAGGCGCTCGGCAGGTGTATTCCGGATTTCCGCATCGAGCTCGGCCACGCCGGATTTTTTCGCGCGGTCGCTTCCGGGCTTTCCGTTTCGGAGGATCTGCGGGAGGATATCCGCCGGTCGATCGAAGCGAAAAACTACCCCGCGCTCGACGCGATCCTGGACACGCTGGATGATTCGCCCGCCGTTTCCGCCATGCGGCAGCTTCCCCGCCTGTTCGGCGGGGAAGAGGTCTTTGAGCGGGCGGCGGATCTTTGCGTCGGCGGCGCTGCCGGGGAGACGCTGAACTATCTGAAGGATCTTTACCGCTCCCTTTCCATGCTCGGCCTCGGGAACCGGCTGATTGTGGACCTCGGGCTGGTCCAGCGGAACGATTATTATACGGGCGTGGTGTTCAGCGCCTATGTGGAGGACTGCGGGGACGCCGTTCTGAACGGCGGCCGGTACGACAATCTGCTGGAAACGTTTGGCGAGCCGATGCCCGCCGTCGGGTTTGCCGTGAATGTGGACGAGGTCGCAAAGGTCATGATGGAACACGGCGGGGAGAAGAAGGCTTTTCCTCCGGATGTTCTTGTGCATGGGGACTCCGGGTTTGAGATGAAGGCACTTTCCTATTCTTCCGGCTTAGTGGCGAAAGGGCGCAAGTGTGAGAACTCCGTCTTTGAAGACCGCGCCGGAGCCGTTTCCTACGCGCGGAGCCGGGGAATCCCCAGGGTGGATTTTGTGTCGGAGACCATCGAAACCATGAATCTGTAA
- the hisG gene encoding ATP phosphoribosyltransferase (Evidence 2a : Function from experimental evidences in other organisms; PubMedId : 10430882, 12269828, 12511575, 14741209, 15660995, 17154531, 21774583, 22989207, 28092443, 28872824; Product type e : enzyme) yields MKPLRIALTKGRLEKDTVGLLEQMGYDCTRLKNKGRKLILPVGDRDFEVVLAKAADVITYVEYGACDLGIVGKDTILESGRNFYEVLDLGFGKCRFVVAGPKGSDFFSGYSAKTVATKYPRVARAFFESRGMDVGIVKIEGSVELAPLLGLSGAIVDIVETGTTLRENGLEVLETICPISARLIVNAASMKLRKTEIEALTEKMERAKEEREKC; encoded by the coding sequence ATGAAGCCGCTTCGCATTGCGCTGACAAAAGGAAGGCTGGAAAAAGACACGGTAGGCCTTCTGGAACAAATGGGGTACGACTGCACCCGGTTGAAAAACAAGGGAAGGAAGCTGATCCTTCCGGTGGGCGACCGTGATTTCGAGGTGGTGCTCGCAAAAGCCGCCGATGTGATTACATATGTGGAGTACGGTGCCTGCGATCTGGGGATCGTCGGCAAGGACACGATTCTGGAAAGCGGAAGAAATTTTTATGAGGTGCTCGATCTCGGGTTCGGGAAATGCCGGTTTGTCGTGGCCGGGCCGAAGGGATCGGACTTTTTTTCAGGCTATTCCGCCAAAACCGTCGCCACGAAATATCCCAGGGTGGCGCGCGCCTTTTTTGAGAGCCGCGGCATGGATGTCGGGATCGTCAAGATCGAGGGCTCTGTGGAGCTCGCCCCGCTTTTGGGACTTTCCGGGGCGATCGTCGACATTGTGGAAACGGGAACCACGCTGCGGGAAAACGGGCTGGAAGTGCTGGAAACCATCTGCCCGATTTCCGCGCGCCTGATCGTCAACGCCGCCAGCATGAAGCTGCGCAAAACGGAGATCGAGGCGCTGACGGAGAAGATGGAACGAGCGAAGGAGGAACGGGAGAAATGCTGA
- the hisD gene encoding histidinol dehydrogenase (Evidence 2a : Function from experimental evidences in other organisms; PubMedId : 10353847, 10353848, 21672513, 24140957; Product type e : enzyme): MLKPMKADGQEGRRIIRRIRERGAGKDRRVDAAVAEILEAVRQNGDEAIREYTEKFDGSVPEKTEIAKDEFREIASRCDPVFLGALERAAENIRDFHSRQKQQSWFTTDERGVMMGQRVRGLSRVGIYVPGGTAAYPSSVLMNAIPAKIAGVGEIVMATPPGKDGRPNPDLIAAALTVGVDRVFLMGGAQAVAALAYGTRTVPRVDKIVGPGNVYVASAKRQLYGIVDIDMIAGPSEILILADESANPVYLAADLMSQAEHDVLASAILLTTSDSVAQQTVREVERQLPGLSRRKIIEQSLRDYGAVLVCEKMDEAVEFANELAPEHLEVCCKNPTEYIGRLDNAGSVFLGGDSPEPLGDYYAGPNHVLPTGGTARFFSPLSVDSFLKKSSFLSYTPGALREAGGDILALARVEGLTAHANSIEVRVGHVPAE, encoded by the coding sequence ATGCTGAAACCGATGAAAGCAGACGGGCAGGAGGGCCGCCGGATCATCCGCCGCATCCGGGAGCGGGGCGCCGGGAAGGACAGGCGCGTGGATGCGGCCGTCGCGGAGATTCTGGAAGCGGTGCGCCAAAACGGCGATGAAGCCATCCGTGAATATACGGAGAAATTCGACGGCTCGGTTCCGGAAAAGACGGAGATCGCAAAGGATGAATTCCGGGAAATCGCATCCCGGTGCGACCCTGTTTTTCTGGGCGCGCTGGAACGGGCGGCGGAAAACATCAGGGATTTTCACAGCCGGCAGAAACAGCAGAGCTGGTTTACGACGGATGAGCGCGGCGTGATGATGGGCCAGCGCGTGCGCGGCCTTTCGAGGGTCGGCATCTATGTGCCGGGCGGAACCGCCGCCTACCCGTCCTCCGTGCTGATGAACGCGATTCCGGCGAAGATCGCCGGGGTGGGGGAGATCGTCATGGCGACCCCGCCCGGAAAGGACGGGCGTCCCAACCCGGACCTGATCGCGGCGGCGCTCACCGTGGGCGTCGACCGGGTCTTTCTGATGGGCGGCGCACAGGCGGTCGCCGCGCTCGCCTATGGGACGCGGACCGTTCCCCGGGTGGATAAGATCGTCGGCCCGGGCAATGTTTACGTGGCGTCCGCGAAGCGGCAGCTTTACGGCATCGTGGACATTGACATGATCGCCGGCCCGAGCGAGATCCTGATTCTGGCCGACGAGAGCGCGAATCCCGTTTACCTGGCGGCGGACCTGATGTCGCAGGCGGAGCACGACGTGCTGGCCTCCGCGATCCTCCTCACGACCTCCGATTCCGTCGCGCAGCAGACGGTGCGGGAGGTGGAGCGCCAGCTTCCGGGGCTTTCCCGCCGGAAGATCATCGAACAGTCCCTGCGCGATTACGGCGCGGTTCTGGTCTGCGAGAAGATGGATGAAGCGGTGGAGTTTGCGAACGAGCTTGCCCCCGAGCATCTGGAGGTCTGCTGCAAAAATCCGACGGAGTACATCGGGCGGCTGGACAACGCCGGCTCGGTCTTTCTGGGCGGCGATTCCCCCGAGCCGCTCGGCGATTATTATGCCGGGCCGAACCATGTGCTGCCCACCGGCGGGACCGCCCGGTTCTTTTCCCCCCTTTCCGTCGACAGCTTTCTGAAAAAATCGAGCTTTCTCTCCTATACCCCCGGTGCGCTCCGCGAAGCGGGCGGGGACATTCTCGCGCTGGCCAGGGTGGAAGGTCTCACTGCGCACGCCAATTCCATTGAAGTGAGGGTCGGACATGTACCAGCTGAATGA
- the hisC gene encoding Histidinol-phosphate aminotransferase, with translation MYQLNEKIRELIPYEPIQGDYRIRLDANESFLSVPEEVAEEIRAAVSSVSFHRYPDSAANEVCGAFARYYGISPENVTAGNGSDELISVLISAFLKKGDTIVTMSPDFSMYRFYSSIDEANCIELQKREDLTIDVEELIGQARGTKARMIVFSNPCNPTSLGLSREQVRHLIRSVDALVVLDEAYMDFWDQSLFGEVCNYDNLVILRTCSKAFGMAAIRLGFAVANPTLTRAIRAVKSPYNVNSVTQKIGSVVLSHRGLIEESIGRILSSRVELETMLKKIFASVPGAEVYESCTNFVLVRTPDAQEIYRALMKDGIAVRLLGEFLRITAGAPDENAAVAAALKKRREKGWKAE, from the coding sequence ATGTACCAGCTGAATGAAAAAATCAGGGAATTGATTCCCTATGAGCCGATTCAGGGCGATTACCGGATTCGCCTCGACGCGAACGAATCCTTCCTTTCCGTGCCGGAGGAAGTGGCCGAAGAAATCCGCGCGGCGGTTTCATCCGTCTCTTTTCACCGGTATCCGGATTCCGCGGCAAATGAAGTCTGCGGGGCGTTTGCGCGGTATTACGGCATTTCTCCGGAAAATGTGACGGCGGGAAACGGCTCGGATGAGCTGATCTCTGTCTTGATCTCGGCCTTTCTCAAAAAAGGGGATACGATCGTCACGATGTCGCCGGATTTTTCGATGTACCGGTTTTATTCCTCGATCGACGAGGCAAACTGTATTGAGCTGCAGAAAAGAGAGGATCTGACCATCGACGTGGAGGAACTGATCGGGCAGGCGCGCGGCACAAAGGCGCGTATGATCGTGTTTTCCAACCCGTGCAACCCCACATCCCTCGGGCTTTCCCGGGAGCAGGTGCGGCATCTGATCCGCTCGGTGGATGCGCTCGTGGTGCTGGATGAGGCGTATATGGATTTCTGGGATCAGTCCCTTTTTGGGGAGGTCTGCAATTACGACAATCTCGTGATTCTGCGCACCTGCTCGAAAGCCTTCGGCATGGCGGCGATCCGGCTCGGGTTCGCCGTGGCGAACCCGACGCTCACAAGGGCCATCCGCGCGGTGAAATCCCCTTACAATGTGAATTCCGTCACGCAGAAGATCGGCTCCGTCGTCCTGTCCCACCGCGGACTGATCGAGGAATCCATCGGCAGAATCCTTTCCTCCCGGGTGGAGCTGGAAACGATGCTGAAAAAAATTTTCGCCTCTGTTCCGGGGGCGGAAGTCTATGAAAGCTGCACGAACTTTGTCCTCGTCCGCACGCCCGACGCACAGGAAATTTACCGGGCTCTGATGAAAGACGGCATCGCCGTGCGCCTGCTGGGCGAGTTTCTCAGAATCACGGCGGGGGCGCCGGATGAAAACGCCGCGGTTGCCGCCGCGCTGAAAAAAAGAAGGGAAAAAGGGTGGAAAGCGGAATGA